The Drosophila bipectinata strain 14024-0381.07 chromosome 3L, DbipHiC1v2, whole genome shotgun sequence region aaaaaacaGCACTCCttattttataacttttaaaataacatAGTCAtgaatttctatatttttccTCTCAAAAATAATACCATGTAGCCTCATGTTTCCCATCACTGTCTATAGATCACCAAGGATTTTTAGAGATGATGGTAATTGCCGTTTATGTGTCTGTAAAAGTAGAATACTTAAATAGTTTATAACTTCCTTAATGTTTATTTAGAGACAAGCCTAATTAGCTTTATTAAATCATACATTTTCCCTCTTCCATGTCTTAACATGCCATTAGAAATGGATCACAGGATCTCCCATGGATTGTAGGGATGGGAGTCATTTCATTCATTCTATTTCATTGTCTATCGTgtctttataaaaaataccCTAATACTCCATATTTTATAACTTCTtagatatgtatttatgttgtTCTATATATTTCCTCATAATCCAATACCATGTGGTGTTTTTTTTGCCATCTCTAACTTACCGTAGATGTTAAGAGATGTGGGTAATAGCAGTTAATGTCTctataaaaaagaaacatatATCTTTTTTATGCCTTtcttagtatttattttaagacAGAGCTAATAAGcattaaaaaatctaaattttCCCTCTTAAATCAAAACATAATGTACTTTAAGTATTGCACATGGCCTCATGCCTTTCCATCTCTATCTATAGATCACAATGGATTCTTTAGGATGGGTGTAATATATGCGTTGTCCATCAAGTCTATTTAAAAGACAataatttctctttttttttaaacctttttaaagtatttattttaattgagcTAATAGCCATTTAAAAATTCCACATTATCTCTCATAAATCCACACCATGTGGCCACATGTTTTGCCATCTCTAGCCAGCAAATGTGTGCCACAGTTGGGGCAACGTATCACACTCGAGAAATCAACAAGACAAATTATCGAAAGTGTAATGTCACACTGCAGATACGCCCTTCTTTTTACAGAAAAACTTCCAGCATGGCTCGGCATGTGGGCAACAATCTCGATCGGGAATTGGAGAAAGATTGCCTTTCTGGCCCGACATCATATCTCGGTGTCGTTCTCGTTCTGGTTCTGTTGCTGGTGCTTTCTGAACGTGTTGGATGCATTTGCATGCATAAGCACATGACGTGCTCCACATTCGTGTGACATTTGCGAAAGTGTTAcacgcaacagcaacaacagaaagggtgtccaaaaaaaattacaaaaaatgaaacgaaatgaGGCTGCAACAGCCTTTCTGGCTTTGCAGTTTGGCGCAGTGGGTGCCACTAGGAAATTAGGGCAAAAGTGCAGCTGCAACCGAGGCTGCTGCTGACCATGATGGGATTACCAGGGGAGCCGAGCGATAAATGTCGTTAGAGCCGGACTAATTGAATGGCCTAGGAGCTAAGGAAGATGTATGTATGAAATTATCTCTCTGGCCAACCACAAACCTCCAGgaatttaacaaaatatgCAATTTAAATAACCACACATTGCCGAACTGCTGAAGCAGACAGTCCCCTGGAGAGGAATGGCGGATATTTGATTTGAATACCTTGAGTTCTAACAGACTTTCTGCTGGAAAACGGAAATTTCCCCCAAACATCCGACTTGAGTATTTAATTTCCTACTCGGGGCTGCAGTCTGAGCTCCTGCCGGCTGCCACTGATGTCATTTTGTGTATGCATGCGGGGGTGGCAGCCAGACAGCCAGAGAGCCAGCCATCCAGGTAACATAACATAACACCACACACCATAAATAGAAAACAGCCACAAAGGCTTGACAACGCGACAAAGTTGCCTCGTCAGGGATCTCCGCCTCCTCCTTGGAGCAAACACCCCCGAGGGATATATATCAGGCACATCCTGGAACACTCGAAGCCACCCCCAAGCAGAAGCAGAAATTATGAATGAAACAAGAGATAGGAAGCGAAGGGAACTCACTGGTGGAAGAACTCAAACGACCACGAGGTGCTCTATCagagaaataaatattgtGCCTCTGTCTTtaatgttttgtttaaaactccaTCTTTTAGTTTCGAAAACCTCATCTCATTAGCCTCGATAGTAGCCGCTGCAGACACAAAGTTTGTCACAAAGTTATAATGCCCTCATTAGGCCCAGGGAAAATGCAAGGACACTGCCGGCTGGGACTCAATGGCTGCTCTTAGGGGCGGACTGCGGCATTCTTCCGTTTCTCAACCAGCCGAGGCGGCTTGAAAACTTCAAATGCAACAATGCAGCTCAgttttaaaagattaaaaacaAGAGAGTTGTCTGTGGGCAGCAGGACACTCGGATGCAGTCCGGGGGCATGAAACTTTTTAGCACTTTTATTGCTGCCACTGCTACACTACAGTGGCACTACAGAGAACACAGAACAGACAACACTTGCAATCAGACGGGAGACAAGAACAAATTGTCAGGTTGTTGACGAGTCTAGCTGATGTTGCAGCTACcactgcaacagcaactgcaactgcagaAGCTGTCTGAATGCAGACATAAACAACAATTTAGGGGAATACAATAAACAGCAGTCGGGAGCAGGCCATAAAGCAGGCCTCTGACTCTGTAGCCTAAACGGGGGCACTCGGGGTCATAAAATCTACGCATTTTTGCAATATTGTTCTTTGGGTAAAATTCTTTATGGCCTCTGCGTTCTTGAGTCTAGACCTATTTCCTCCAAGCGAGCCAACGATGGCCCCTCCAACTATTTACGCATCTTTCTGGCTGCACTTGAACGAAATTAAACTACTCATTTAAGTTGTGATTACCCCGAGGCAGGGCCTGAAGTGGCCGGCGGGCAGAGAGTGCTTATCAACACCAGCAGTGGCGGGGTGTCGGGTGCCAGAGACTCTGGGTGCTCCGGGAGTGCTagtttaaacaaatattttatagagcATACACGTTGGCACCCAGCACAAGCATCCGATGACGCTCCCTCTTCAgaagcagcaccagcaccagctgTGGGTTAATGCCGGCATTATAGCttctatatacatacatacatatacatatatgtactgTATGTACAGGCTTGACATAGTTTCGAGCGGACGCTTAACGCCGAGTTATCTAAAACACAAACACCGGCACACCGGCACACAggtaaaaaacaaacactggCACTCGGCTGAAGTTGATTTATGCAACAGCTTGCCAAGGCAACTGATTTTACACTGAGAGAGGTTAAAGGTTCTTGGGAAACTTGGAAAAAGATTTAGAACTCTTTCTGGTGGGGAGCTCTCTATATGGGATTTCCGATAAAAAATAGACCCGACACATGGCCATTCCTGGTAGTTTATCTGAATATTTAggcacatttttaaaaacaaacaccaCTTATCAGAAAGCTAGCCTTTTTAAGAAAACAGCTACGATTAAACTCCACAAACGGAAATAAGATTGCGAATAAAAATGGCCCTTAAAGCCTTCCTTTTTTGTGGTTGGAGGTGCTGTTCTCATTCGCTTCCCAGTAGCCACCACTGACGGATCGCACCACCAGCCAGCCACCATTCAAGGATAATTAAACCGCCATGATCAGAAACTGGAGGATGTTCCTTTGCCTATTGGCCGCCTTGGGAGCCCTGATCCTAGAAGTCGAAGGGAGTCCTTACATAGATCCTACTTCAAGCACGAGTCCCTTCAGTTCAGAGGAAGAGCTTCAAACTGAGAGGCGTAGGTTTCTGAGATAAGGTCTTAAGACctgatattttaatttaaaaaattttaatcttaGAAACTACCACCAACTTAGAAGATCAACCAGTAGACGAACCGTACGTACAGATGAGGATTGCCGACTGCCTCGATGACGCTGACCAATTATTTGTTGAGAATGAAGTTGAGCAGAAATTGAATTGCCAAGCTAGGATACCCGACGCCATTGCCATCTGCGACGAGATATTTGAGAAGCACAAAGTCTGTTTTAGCCGCCCCATGAAGCCCATTTACCGCGCACTAATCCTAGTTGTTAAGTCCCACTATAGAACAGCCTGTTTAACGATCAGGGAACAAGAGAAGACCCAAGCAGAGTTTAATAGGCAGTTCATCGATGATGCCGACACGATGAAAGCTTTGTTTGCTTTATCTCTTTACGATTCACAATCACAACGCGAAGAGCTCCAATGATGAATCAGTATCTTTCTAAAAGGAAATGTTACAGATCTTATAGATCGGTTAATCTTATCGACAGTATAGAAAAATCGGTATTTCTATAACACTTTAGTAGGACACTTTTAATAACATGCTCCCaccatataaattatatacccGCTACTCATCTCCTCCACCCACAATTTAATTAACCATTAAAGTTTAAACGGTATGGTTTCTATAACTAGTATATAACTCTACAAAGTTTAAACGGTATGGTTTCTATAACTAGTATATAACTCTACAAAGTCTATAGCTATTactcctctaaaaattatcTGATTTAGCTGAAATTTGACTTGTAGGTGTACATTAGCCAGTTTGGCATTAAAACActttccaaaaaaatta contains the following coding sequences:
- the LOC108132620 gene encoding uncharacterized protein; translation: MIRNWRMFLCLLAALGALILEVEGSPYIDPTSSTSPFSSEEELQTERQTTTNLEDQPVDEPYVQMRIADCLDDADQLFVENEVEQKLNCQARIPDAIAICDEIFEKHKVCFSRPMKPIYRALILVVKSHYRTACLTIREQEKTQAEFNRQFIDDADTMKALFALSLYDSQSQREELQ